In one window of Vibrio sp. JC009 DNA:
- the ftsL gene encoding cell division protein FtsL has product MTEKQPNLALLILKDIFTVGKLPLFLLIAIFAVAMGVVFSTHHTRLAISEKNLTLIERDRLDNEWRNLILEENALSEHSRVQEMAKDDLQMIRPEANREVVVSLR; this is encoded by the coding sequence ATGACTGAGAAGCAACCCAATCTGGCATTACTGATCCTCAAAGATATTTTTACAGTGGGCAAGCTCCCGCTGTTTCTGCTTATTGCTATCTTTGCTGTTGCTATGGGCGTGGTTTTCAGTACCCACCATACCAGACTGGCGATTTCTGAAAAAAACCTGACCCTGATTGAACGCGACCGCCTGGACAATGAATGGCGAAACCTGATTCTGGAAGAAAACGCACTGTCTGAGCACAGCCGGGTTCAGGAGATGGCAAAAGATGACCTTCAGATGATTCGCCCCGAAGCGAACAGAGAAGTGGTGGTGTCGTTACGATGA
- a CDS encoding penicillin-binding transpeptidase domain-containing protein, which produces MILRKQKPKKPEKPKTSNQRVTKQEEESLLIKWRFNLVLVFVFCAFVSLVGRAAYIQIIEPDNLIRQGDMRSVRTQALPSARGIISDRNGEQLAVSVPVQAVWADPVAIFKAGGFEQIERWYALADVLGLQRKALIEKIKKNKKRRFIYLQRQVSPAMANYIKELKLSGVGLNNESRRYYPSGEVSAHVIGVTGIDDKGLEGVERSYDSWLTGEAGKQTIRKDRFGRVVENISLNERKEGKPLQLTIDQRLQAISYRAIKQAVADHRATSGSIVILDVDSGEILAMVNAPSYNPNNREQLQSYKMRNRTITDSMEPGSTVKPFVVLAALENGIADSDTIIDTGNGIMQIGGSRVRDTSKIGKADLLTILKKSSNIGVAKLALDMPLEALLGQYSSVGFGASTGINLIGETEGLFPNRRRWSKFEIATLAFGYGMSITPLQLAHAYATLGSYGKYRPLHIIKDNKHETSRQVIERENARYVLEILETVTQKGGTATRAAVPGYRIAAKTGTSRKATAGGYSDEYVAIVAGVAPVSDPKVAMVVVVNEPQGDLYYGGTVAGPVFSDVMKSTLQILNVAPDAQ; this is translated from the coding sequence ATGATTCTGAGAAAGCAAAAGCCGAAAAAGCCGGAAAAACCTAAAACCTCAAACCAGCGAGTCACTAAGCAAGAAGAAGAGTCGTTGCTGATAAAGTGGCGTTTTAACCTGGTGCTGGTTTTTGTTTTCTGTGCTTTTGTCTCTTTGGTTGGGCGCGCGGCTTATATTCAGATTATTGAGCCGGATAACCTGATCCGCCAGGGCGATATGCGCTCTGTCCGTACCCAGGCCCTTCCCTCTGCCCGTGGCATTATTTCTGACCGTAATGGTGAGCAGCTCGCTGTGAGTGTGCCGGTTCAGGCGGTGTGGGCTGATCCTGTGGCTATCTTTAAAGCCGGTGGTTTTGAACAGATCGAGCGCTGGTATGCTCTGGCTGATGTGCTTGGGCTGCAACGTAAAGCTCTGATTGAAAAAATTAAAAAGAACAAAAAGCGCCGCTTTATTTATCTGCAGAGACAGGTAAGCCCGGCCATGGCGAATTATATTAAAGAGCTTAAGTTATCTGGCGTTGGGCTGAATAATGAATCACGTCGCTATTATCCTTCCGGTGAAGTAAGTGCTCACGTTATTGGCGTGACCGGCATTGATGATAAGGGCCTTGAAGGGGTTGAGCGAAGCTACGACTCCTGGCTGACCGGTGAAGCCGGTAAGCAGACGATCCGGAAAGACCGTTTTGGCCGGGTGGTGGAGAACATCTCCCTGAACGAGCGCAAAGAAGGTAAGCCGCTGCAACTGACGATTGATCAGCGTCTTCAGGCCATTTCATACCGGGCGATTAAACAGGCGGTTGCCGACCACAGAGCAACTTCCGGCTCAATCGTTATTCTGGATGTGGATAGCGGAGAGATCCTGGCCATGGTCAATGCTCCTTCCTATAACCCGAATAACAGAGAGCAGCTGCAAAGCTATAAAATGAGAAACCGGACTATTACCGACTCAATGGAGCCGGGGTCCACGGTAAAACCTTTTGTGGTTCTGGCCGCTCTGGAAAACGGCATTGCAGACTCGGATACCATTATTGATACCGGCAACGGCATAATGCAGATAGGCGGCAGCCGGGTCCGGGATACCTCCAAGATCGGCAAGGCGGACCTGCTTACCATACTGAAAAAGTCCAGTAATATCGGCGTGGCTAAGCTGGCTCTGGATATGCCGCTGGAAGCGCTGCTTGGTCAGTACAGCTCTGTGGGCTTTGGCGCATCGACAGGAATTAACCTGATTGGTGAAACCGAAGGCTTGTTCCCAAACAGAAGACGCTGGTCGAAGTTTGAAATTGCCACTCTGGCCTTTGGTTATGGTATGTCCATAACGCCATTGCAGCTCGCTCATGCCTACGCAACTCTGGGGAGCTACGGTAAATACCGGCCTCTGCATATCATCAAAGACAATAAGCATGAAACGTCACGTCAGGTGATAGAAAGAGAAAACGCCAGATACGTGCTGGAAATTCTGGAAACCGTCACTCAAAAAGGCGGTACGGCAACGCGTGCGGCGGTGCCGGGATACAGAATTGCGGCTAAGACAGGTACTTCCCGTAAAGCAACAGCTGGCGGTTACAGTGATGAATATGTTGCCATTGTGGCAGGGGTTGCGCCGGTCAGTGATCCTAAAGTTGCCATGGTGGTGGTGGTTAACGAGCCACAGGGCGACCTTTACTACGGCGGTACGGTTGCAGGCCCGGTATTTTCTGATGTGATGAAATCGACTCTGCAAATATTAAATGTCGCGCCGGACGCGCAATAA
- the murG gene encoding undecaprenyldiphospho-muramoylpentapeptide beta-N-acetylglucosaminyltransferase, which translates to MKKNKRLLVMAGGTGGHVFPGLAVAKQLQQQGWEIRWLGTEDRMEADLVPKHGIEIDFIRVKGIRGQGIARLIKAPFQIINAVRQAKQHINNWQPDAVLGMGGYVSGPGGIAAWLSGIPVVLHEQNAVAGLTNQWLSKVAKKVFQAFPGAFPTAEVVGNPVREDVTQLPQPQERLASREGDIRILVMGGSQGARILNTTLPEVLAKLGDGYRVKHQAGKNNQQDVELAYEQAGVKDAEVTEFIDNVAQAYEWADLLICRSGALTVSEVSAAGVGAIFIPFMHKDRQQALNADHLVECKAALMIEQPELTAEKLADTVASLSREDLMAMAVQARQAAKLDADKTVAEAIIALTEK; encoded by the coding sequence ATGAAAAAGAATAAACGTTTACTGGTCATGGCTGGTGGTACGGGCGGACACGTATTTCCCGGATTAGCGGTGGCGAAACAGCTGCAACAGCAGGGCTGGGAAATTCGCTGGCTTGGAACCGAAGACAGAATGGAAGCTGATCTGGTACCTAAACACGGTATTGAGATCGACTTTATCAGGGTAAAAGGGATCAGAGGTCAGGGTATTGCGCGCCTGATTAAAGCACCATTTCAGATTATTAACGCTGTCCGTCAGGCGAAACAGCATATCAACAACTGGCAGCCGGATGCCGTGCTGGGAATGGGCGGCTATGTAAGCGGACCGGGCGGTATTGCTGCCTGGCTTTCGGGCATCCCTGTGGTATTGCATGAGCAAAATGCCGTAGCCGGGCTGACTAACCAGTGGCTGTCTAAAGTGGCTAAAAAAGTGTTTCAGGCCTTCCCCGGCGCATTTCCGACAGCGGAAGTGGTGGGTAATCCGGTGCGTGAAGATGTGACTCAACTGCCGCAGCCTCAGGAGCGTCTGGCCTCAAGAGAAGGTGATATCCGGATTCTGGTGATGGGCGGCAGTCAGGGGGCACGCATCCTTAACACAACTCTGCCTGAAGTATTGGCAAAACTGGGTGATGGTTACAGAGTTAAGCATCAGGCCGGTAAGAATAATCAGCAGGATGTTGAGCTGGCTTATGAGCAGGCCGGAGTTAAAGATGCAGAAGTGACCGAATTTATAGATAATGTCGCTCAGGCTTATGAGTGGGCCGATTTACTGATCTGCCGCTCCGGTGCGCTGACGGTTTCAGAGGTATCTGCAGCCGGTGTTGGCGCAATATTTATCCCGTTTATGCATAAAGACAGGCAGCAGGCTTTAAACGCTGATCATCTTGTGGAGTGCAAGGCTGCGCTGATGATTGAGCAACCTGAGCTGACAGCCGAAAAACTGGCTGACACGGTTGCCTCTCTGTCCCGCGAAGATTTAATGGCAATGGCGGTTCAGGCACGACAGGCTGCAAAGCTGGACGCTGACAAGACCGTTGCAGAGGCAATTATTGCCTTAACTGAAAAATGA
- the murD gene encoding UDP-N-acetylmuramoyl-L-alanine--D-glutamate ligase, protein MQNWNNINKVVVAGLGITGLSVVKYLTKIDKNLDIRVIDTRANPPGQDELDPQIKLHSGSWQNDWLAQADLIVVNPGIALATPEIQAAADKNIPIVGDIELFAWAAEAPVIAITGSNGKSTVTDLTGVMAKAAGLKVGVGGNIGVPALELLNEPADLYVLELSSFQLETTSSLKLKAAAFLNLSEDHMDRYDGSIALYKEAKQRIFSHAEFAVVNRDDPQTYPEQPHKNVVTFGLDEKEFGIIPHQGAQWLVANGELLVPVSELSLVGKHNIANVLTVLALLTCAGIDYKELLQTLREYNGLTHRCQVVADQNGIKWVNDSKATNVASTLAALSGLDCSGTLHLLVGGVGKGADFSELAPALNKLDVKLYCFGEDGDEFMSLHKSATRWDNIEQIVKAVSEQVESGDMVMLSPACASFDQFKNFMARGDAFTELAKKYANQ, encoded by the coding sequence ATGCAGAACTGGAATAATATCAACAAAGTTGTTGTAGCAGGGCTCGGTATTACCGGGCTTTCTGTTGTTAAGTACCTGACGAAAATCGACAAGAATCTGGATATCCGGGTTATCGATACCAGAGCAAATCCTCCGGGGCAGGATGAACTGGATCCGCAAATTAAACTGCACAGCGGAAGCTGGCAGAATGACTGGCTTGCTCAGGCTGATCTGATTGTAGTTAACCCGGGAATTGCACTGGCAACCCCTGAAATACAGGCGGCTGCTGACAAAAATATTCCGATTGTCGGTGATATCGAGCTGTTTGCATGGGCTGCAGAAGCGCCTGTTATTGCCATCACCGGCTCCAACGGCAAAAGTACTGTGACGGATCTGACCGGCGTTATGGCAAAGGCTGCCGGACTTAAGGTCGGGGTCGGCGGTAATATCGGTGTTCCGGCACTGGAGCTTTTAAACGAACCTGCGGATCTCTATGTTCTGGAGCTTTCCAGCTTCCAGCTTGAAACCACTTCCAGTCTTAAGCTAAAAGCGGCGGCTTTTCTTAATCTGTCTGAAGACCATATGGACCGCTATGACGGCAGCATCGCACTGTACAAAGAGGCGAAACAGAGAATCTTCTCTCATGCTGAATTTGCCGTTGTGAACCGTGATGATCCCCAGACCTATCCTGAGCAGCCACACAAAAACGTGGTGACTTTCGGGCTGGATGAAAAAGAATTCGGTATTATTCCGCATCAGGGTGCGCAGTGGCTGGTTGCAAACGGTGAATTGCTTGTTCCTGTCAGCGAGCTGAGTCTGGTAGGTAAGCATAATATTGCTAATGTACTGACGGTTCTTGCTTTGCTCACATGCGCAGGCATTGATTATAAAGAGTTGTTGCAGACACTGAGAGAATATAATGGCCTGACGCACCGCTGTCAGGTGGTTGCTGACCAGAACGGAATTAAGTGGGTCAATGATTCTAAGGCAACCAATGTTGCCAGTACGCTTGCTGCGTTATCTGGTCTGGATTGTTCGGGTACCCTGCATCTGCTGGTTGGCGGTGTAGGAAAAGGAGCGGACTTCTCAGAACTGGCACCGGCGTTAAATAAACTGGATGTTAAGCTGTATTGCTTTGGTGAAGATGGCGATGAGTTTATGTCTCTTCATAAGTCTGCGACCCGCTGGGATAATATCGAACAGATAGTCAAAGCGGTATCTGAACAAGTTGAATCCGGCGATATGGTGATGCTTTCTCCTGCCTGTGCCAGTTTTGATCAGTTTAAGAATTTTATGGCCAGAGGCGATGCCTTTACTGAGCTTGCAAAGAAGTACGCAAACCAATAA
- the murF gene encoding UDP-N-acetylmuramoyl-tripeptide--D-alanyl-D-alanine ligase, translating to MISTRLSEICQVVEGRLEGADCAINAVSTDTRTLSEGALFVALVGERFDAHDFAQQAQDNGASAILVNRKLDVELPQIIVKDTLIALGVLAAWVHKECDIQTLAITGSCGKTTVKEMTAAILSQKGKVLATAGNFNNDIGVPLTLLRSEPEYDYAVIELGANHIGEIAYTAALVKPSVALVNNVAESHLEGFGSIDGVKQAKGEIYQGLGKNQTAIVNLDSHGENYWQQVLQDKQTITFSATDEKADYYPTDIGMNELGEAGFTLNTPEGQIQVQLGIIGQHNVSNALAAASLAMSFGASLDDVKYGLANLSNVKGRVEVEMLKDNIRLIDDSYNASVPAMKAAADLLSTYSGIRWLILGYMAELGEESLALHRQVGEHAAPFKFEHVLTYGEDTKVISDICQGHHFSSHEELMAYIESELYKASDQVHTLLVKGANSARMSKVAEALKEKHK from the coding sequence ATGATTTCAACCCGCTTAAGCGAAATCTGTCAGGTTGTCGAAGGGCGCCTGGAGGGAGCTGACTGCGCGATTAACGCAGTATCCACAGATACCAGAACTCTGTCAGAAGGAGCGCTGTTTGTCGCTCTTGTGGGAGAGCGTTTTGATGCGCATGATTTTGCGCAGCAGGCACAGGATAACGGCGCCAGCGCAATTCTGGTAAACCGAAAGCTGGATGTTGAGCTGCCACAGATTATTGTTAAGGATACTCTGATTGCTTTAGGTGTCCTTGCCGCCTGGGTGCATAAAGAGTGCGATATTCAGACTCTGGCGATCACAGGCAGTTGCGGAAAGACCACGGTAAAAGAGATGACGGCGGCGATACTGTCTCAGAAAGGTAAAGTACTGGCTACCGCAGGTAACTTTAATAATGATATCGGGGTGCCTCTCACTCTGCTTCGTTCTGAGCCGGAGTATGACTATGCCGTTATTGAGCTGGGTGCAAACCATATCGGTGAAATTGCCTATACTGCGGCTCTGGTTAAACCAAGCGTAGCTCTGGTCAACAATGTCGCGGAATCACACCTTGAAGGTTTTGGTTCTATCGACGGCGTAAAACAGGCCAAAGGTGAAATTTATCAGGGTCTTGGCAAGAATCAGACAGCAATCGTAAACCTGGACAGCCACGGTGAGAACTACTGGCAGCAAGTTCTGCAGGATAAGCAGACCATCACTTTTTCTGCGACCGATGAGAAAGCGGATTACTACCCGACAGATATCGGTATGAACGAACTGGGTGAAGCCGGTTTTACTCTGAATACACCAGAAGGGCAGATTCAGGTTCAGCTGGGTATTATTGGTCAGCACAATGTTTCCAATGCGCTGGCAGCCGCTTCTCTGGCGATGAGCTTTGGCGCGTCACTGGATGATGTAAAATATGGTCTGGCGAATCTGTCCAATGTAAAAGGCCGGGTAGAGGTCGAAATGCTAAAGGATAATATTCGTTTAATTGACGACAGCTATAATGCCAGCGTTCCTGCAATGAAGGCGGCAGCGGATCTGCTTTCCACATATTCAGGAATCAGATGGCTGATTTTGGGCTACATGGCTGAATTGGGTGAGGAAAGTCTTGCACTTCACCGTCAAGTCGGTGAACATGCAGCACCATTTAAGTTTGAACATGTTCTTACCTATGGTGAGGACACTAAAGTGATTAGCGATATTTGCCAGGGGCATCATTTCTCTTCTCATGAAGAGTTAATGGCATATATCGAAAGCGAGTTGTACAAAGCCTCTGACCAGGTACATACTCTTCTTGTAAAAGGGGCAAATAGTGCCCGTATGAGTAAAGTGGCTGAAGCTTTGAAGGAGAAGCACAAATGA
- the ftsW gene encoding cell division protein FtsW, whose amino-acid sequence MVARVIENLRSWSQSASPEALFDRQLVWIALGLMLTGLVMVTSASFPVSTRLTEQPFHFMFRHASFLVLAIGAAAVILQVQTKTWLKFSTHFFFVTFALLVVVLVGGKSVNGASRWIPLGLFNLQPAEVAKLSLFVFISGYLERKREEVRESFFGGFFKPALVFGSFAVLLLMQPDLGTVVVMLVTVFGMLFIAGAKLWQFIALMMVGIAGVCMLIIFEPYRMRRMTSFWDPWEDPFGSGYQLTQSLMAFGRGEWFGQGLGNSVQKLEYLPEAHTDFVFAVIGEELGFVGVTLVLILIFALVTKAVLIGKKALEQNERFGGYLALGIGIWFAFQSLVNVGAAAGLVPTKGLTLPLISYGGSSLIVMSTAVSILLRIDFELRLNQQKAVSQETHQDDGLNNEKE is encoded by the coding sequence ATGGTAGCCAGAGTGATTGAAAACCTCCGGAGCTGGAGCCAGTCGGCTTCGCCGGAAGCGCTTTTTGATCGACAGTTAGTTTGGATTGCTTTAGGACTGATGCTGACAGGGCTTGTGATGGTGACATCGGCCTCTTTTCCTGTCAGTACCCGTCTGACTGAGCAGCCCTTCCACTTTATGTTCCGGCATGCCAGTTTCCTTGTTCTTGCTATCGGTGCTGCTGCGGTAATACTTCAGGTGCAGACAAAAACCTGGCTTAAATTCAGTACCCATTTTTTCTTTGTTACCTTTGCTCTGCTGGTGGTTGTTCTGGTTGGGGGAAAGTCAGTAAACGGTGCGTCGCGCTGGATCCCGCTCGGGCTTTTTAACCTGCAGCCTGCTGAAGTGGCAAAACTATCGCTATTTGTCTTTATATCCGGTTATCTGGAACGCAAAAGAGAAGAGGTGCGTGAGTCGTTTTTTGGCGGATTCTTTAAGCCTGCGCTGGTTTTTGGTAGCTTTGCTGTTTTGCTGTTGATGCAGCCGGACCTGGGTACCGTTGTGGTTATGCTGGTGACTGTGTTTGGTATGCTGTTTATTGCAGGTGCCAAGCTCTGGCAGTTTATTGCTTTGATGATGGTGGGCATTGCCGGTGTTTGTATGCTGATTATCTTTGAGCCATACCGAATGAGGCGTATGACCTCCTTCTGGGACCCCTGGGAGGATCCTTTCGGGAGTGGCTATCAGCTAACTCAGTCACTGATGGCTTTTGGCCGGGGAGAGTGGTTTGGTCAGGGACTGGGTAACTCAGTACAGAAACTTGAATACCTGCCAGAGGCGCATACCGACTTTGTGTTTGCTGTTATTGGCGAAGAACTTGGCTTTGTTGGCGTAACTCTGGTTCTGATACTTATCTTTGCTCTGGTGACTAAGGCCGTTCTGATAGGTAAAAAAGCGCTGGAACAGAATGAGCGTTTTGGCGGTTATCTGGCTTTGGGTATCGGGATCTGGTTTGCGTTTCAGTCGCTGGTTAATGTTGGTGCTGCGGCTGGTTTGGTGCCGACCAAAGGTCTGACACTGCCCCTGATTAGCTACGGTGGTTCGAGCCTGATAGTTATGTCCACTGCAGTATCAATTCTGCTGCGTATCGATTTTGAGCTGCGCCTGAACCAGCAAAAGGCAGTGAGTCAGGAAACTCACCAGGATGATGGATTAAATAATGAAAAAGAATAA
- the rsmH gene encoding 16S rRNA (cytosine(1402)-N(4))-methyltransferase RsmH: protein MTESFQHVSVLLNESIEGLAIKPDGIYIDGTFGRGGHSRKILSHLGENGRLYSIDRDPTAIAEANKIDDPRFTIIHGPFSGMAEYAEDYGIAGKIDGVLLDLGVSSPQLDDAERGFSFMKDGPLDMRMDPTSGIPASQWLAEADAEDISWVLKQFGEEKFAWRIAKAIVAHREDEEKEPLTRTSQLAKLISDVSPSREKKKHPATRSFQAIRIYINSELEEIDTALKGALSILAPEGRLSVISFHSLEDRMVKRFMRKESKGPEVPHGIPLTEAQIKELGSASLKTVGKAIMPSKEEVEVNSRSRSSVLRIAEKL, encoded by the coding sequence ATGACTGAATCTTTTCAACACGTCTCTGTATTATTAAATGAATCTATTGAAGGTCTGGCGATTAAGCCTGACGGCATCTATATCGACGGAACTTTTGGTCGTGGCGGACACAGCCGTAAGATACTTTCTCATCTTGGTGAGAATGGCCGCCTTTACAGTATCGACAGAGATCCGACAGCCATTGCAGAGGCTAATAAGATTGATGACCCTCGTTTTACCATTATTCACGGCCCCTTTTCTGGAATGGCAGAATATGCTGAAGACTACGGTATAGCAGGCAAAATTGATGGTGTGTTGCTTGATTTAGGCGTTTCCTCACCTCAATTGGATGATGCTGAGCGCGGCTTTAGCTTTATGAAAGACGGCCCGCTGGATATGCGTATGGACCCCACTTCAGGTATTCCAGCATCACAATGGCTGGCTGAGGCTGACGCAGAGGATATCAGTTGGGTACTGAAGCAATTTGGCGAAGAGAAATTTGCATGGCGAATTGCCAAAGCCATTGTTGCGCACAGAGAGGATGAAGAGAAAGAGCCTCTGACCCGCACCAGTCAGCTTGCGAAGCTGATTTCAGATGTTTCTCCTTCCAGAGAGAAGAAAAAGCACCCTGCTACCCGCAGTTTTCAGGCGATCCGGATTTACATTAACAGCGAACTGGAAGAGATTGATACGGCACTAAAAGGCGCATTATCAATACTTGCGCCAGAAGGACGCCTTTCAGTCATCAGCTTCCACTCTCTGGAAGACCGCATGGTTAAACGCTTTATGCGCAAAGAGAGTAAGGGACCGGAAGTCCCTCACGGCATTCCGCTGACAGAAGCGCAGATTAAAGAGCTGGGCAGCGCCAGCCTGAAGACCGTTGGCAAAGCTATCATGCCTTCCAAGGAAGAGGTTGAAGTGAACAGCCGCTCACGCAGTTCGGTTCTTCGTATCGCTGAAAAATTGTAA
- the murE gene encoding UDP-N-acetylmuramoyl-L-alanyl-D-glutamate--2,6-diaminopimelate ligase, which yields MISPFTLESLLSPWLASADSRFSQIEVTDLELDSRRVKPGTTFVAVIGHAVDGRKFIAKALENGANAVIAQSCEEKPHGLTEYVSEIPVVYIEALNLKLSELAGQLYTDKPELIGVTGTNGKTTITQLIAQWMTLVGKRASVMGTTGNGFLEKLKPAQNTTGSAIDIQRTLNELSQEGAELTALEVSSHGLVQGRVKALQFEAGVFTNLSRDHLDYHGSMENYASAKLELFTQHQCKYAIINADDSVGREWIKQLPQAVGVSLEKAPECEKGLWATDVHYSEKGISIRFDGHWGAGTLNAPLVGAFNASNVMLAFAALLSLGFSVSELTESSEKLQPVIGRMELFSAEQKAKIVVDYAHTPDALEKALSALRVHCSGKLWAIFGCGGDRDAGKRPMMASIAEKLADEVILTDDNPRSEDPAIIVNDMLAGMQNPKAATVAHNRFDALTFAAEKAQSQDIILLAGKGHEDYQVLKGETIHYSDRESAMKVLGITE from the coding sequence ATGATATCCCCCTTCACTCTTGAATCCCTTTTATCTCCCTGGCTGGCGTCGGCTGATAGCCGTTTTAGCCAGATTGAAGTGACAGATCTTGAACTGGACAGCCGCAGGGTTAAACCAGGCACCACCTTTGTTGCCGTTATCGGTCACGCGGTTGATGGTCGTAAATTCATAGCTAAGGCATTGGAAAACGGCGCAAATGCGGTCATTGCACAGTCTTGTGAAGAGAAGCCTCACGGGCTGACTGAATATGTTTCAGAGATACCTGTGGTGTATATTGAGGCGCTTAATCTTAAGCTGTCTGAACTGGCTGGCCAGCTTTATACCGATAAGCCGGAGCTTATTGGCGTGACCGGCACCAACGGTAAGACCACCATTACCCAGCTTATCGCTCAGTGGATGACTCTGGTTGGCAAGCGAGCTTCAGTGATGGGAACCACAGGTAACGGCTTTCTGGAAAAGCTGAAACCGGCTCAGAATACCACCGGCAGTGCCATAGATATCCAGAGAACACTGAACGAATTGTCTCAGGAAGGCGCGGAACTCACCGCACTGGAAGTCTCTTCACACGGCCTTGTTCAGGGACGGGTGAAAGCCCTGCAGTTTGAGGCGGGTGTCTTTACTAACCTGAGCCGGGATCACCTTGACTATCACGGCTCCATGGAAAACTACGCCAGTGCTAAGCTGGAGCTGTTTACCCAGCATCAGTGCAAATATGCCATTATTAACGCCGATGACAGCGTTGGCAGAGAGTGGATTAAGCAACTGCCACAAGCTGTGGGCGTTTCACTGGAAAAAGCACCGGAGTGTGAAAAAGGGCTCTGGGCCACAGACGTTCACTATTCTGAAAAAGGTATTTCCATCCGCTTTGATGGTCACTGGGGGGCCGGAACTCTGAATGCTCCCCTCGTCGGTGCCTTTAACGCATCCAATGTGATGCTGGCGTTTGCTGCTCTGCTGTCACTGGGCTTTTCTGTTTCTGAGTTGACGGAAAGCTCTGAAAAACTGCAGCCGGTTATCGGCCGTATGGAGCTGTTCAGCGCAGAGCAAAAGGCCAAAATTGTTGTGGATTACGCGCACACGCCTGATGCACTGGAAAAAGCACTGTCTGCACTTAGGGTGCATTGCAGCGGAAAGCTCTGGGCAATATTCGGCTGTGGCGGTGACAGAGATGCGGGTAAGCGTCCAATGATGGCCTCCATTGCTGAAAAACTGGCCGATGAAGTAATTCTGACCGATGACAACCCACGCAGCGAAGATCCTGCCATAATTGTGAATGATATGCTTGCCGGTATGCAAAATCCAAAGGCGGCGACAGTTGCGCATAACAGATTTGATGCACTGACCTTTGCCGCAGAAAAAGCTCAGAGCCAGGATATTATCCTGCTGGCAGGCAAAGGACATGAAGACTATCAGGTACTGAAAGGGGAAACGATCCACTATTCTGACCGGGAGTCTGCAATGAAAGTTTTAGGAATAACAGAATGA
- the mraY gene encoding phospho-N-acetylmuramoyl-pentapeptide-transferase codes for MMIWLAELIQPYFSFFRLFEYLSFRSILSALTALGLSLWIGPRLIARLQLMQIGQVVRNDGPESHFSKRGTPTMGGVMILASIVVSVLLWADLSNPYIWAVMTVLLGYGAVGFVDDYRKVVRKDPAGLIARWKYFWQSTIAIVVAFALYAHGKDTSATQLVVPFFKDIMPQLGLFYVVLTYFVIVGTSNAVNLTDGLDGLAILPTVLVSGGFAFIAWATGNVNFAEYLNIPYIPYSSELVIFCSAMVGAGLGFLWFNTYPAQVFMGDVGSLALGGALGTIAVLVRQEFVLVIMGGVFVMETLSVILQVGSYKLRGQRVFRMAPIHHHYELKGWPEPRVIVRFWIISIVLVLIGLATLKVR; via the coding sequence ATGATGATCTGGCTTGCTGAGTTGATACAGCCATATTTTTCGTTTTTTCGATTATTTGAATATTTATCTTTCCGTTCCATCCTGAGCGCACTTACCGCTCTGGGACTTTCTTTGTGGATCGGTCCGAGACTGATTGCCCGTCTGCAGCTGATGCAGATTGGTCAGGTGGTACGTAATGACGGCCCTGAGTCTCATTTCAGTAAGCGCGGCACGCCAACAATGGGCGGTGTTATGATTCTGGCATCCATTGTTGTCAGTGTTCTGCTGTGGGCAGATCTTTCTAACCCATATATCTGGGCAGTGATGACAGTGCTCTTAGGCTATGGTGCAGTGGGTTTTGTTGATGATTACCGTAAAGTGGTCCGCAAAGATCCGGCCGGTCTTATCGCACGCTGGAAGTATTTCTGGCAGTCCACAATTGCCATTGTGGTTGCCTTTGCTCTGTATGCACACGGCAAAGACACATCAGCTACCCAACTGGTTGTGCCTTTCTTTAAAGATATTATGCCGCAGCTGGGTCTGTTTTATGTTGTGCTGACTTACTTTGTGATTGTTGGTACCAGTAATGCGGTAAACCTGACTGACGGTCTGGACGGTCTGGCAATACTGCCAACGGTACTGGTGTCTGGTGGCTTTGCCTTTATTGCGTGGGCAACAGGTAACGTTAACTTTGCCGAATATCTGAATATCCCTTATATCCCATACTCAAGTGAGCTGGTGATCTTCTGCTCCGCTATGGTGGGTGCCGGTTTAGGCTTCCTGTGGTTTAACACCTACCCGGCTCAGGTATTTATGGGTGATGTGGGTTCACTGGCTCTGGGTGGCGCTCTGGGTACCATCGCGGTTCTGGTTCGTCAGGAGTTTGTGCTGGTTATTATGGGCGGCGTTTTTGTTATGGAAACATTGTCGGTCATTCTTCAGGTTGGCTCTTATAAACTGAGAGGGCAGCGCGTGTTCCGTATGGCTCCGATTCACCACCATTACGAACTGAAAGGGTGGCCGGAACCAAGGGTTATCGTCCGTTTCTGGATTATCTCCATCGTGCTTGTGCTAATCGGACTGGCAACACTGAAGGTTCGATAA